From the genome of Triticum aestivum cultivar Chinese Spring chromosome 1A, IWGSC CS RefSeq v2.1, whole genome shotgun sequence:
gaaaaataaaccggattTTTCTGAAGCACCAGTGTCTATTTTTACAGGAGAGACGTCTAGTTACGCGTCCATCCTATACAAATAAGTATCGGTGCTTAAGAAAAGTTTGGTTTATTTctttaaggccttgtacaatgagaggtgcttagagagatgcttagaaaaataaaccggatttttctgaagcaccgatgcctatttctacaggagagacgcttagttaagcgtctatcctgtacaaataagcaccggtgcttaaggaaagtctggtttatttctctaaacaCCTCCCCTAAGCACCTCTCATTATACAAGACCTAAGCATCTtctctaagcaccttgcattgtataaTTATGGATCGAAGGCAGCTGATGATACAAGCACCGACCGATCTTTTGACTAGGACTAAAGCATTGCGCACATTTTTTTCTGAAAAATATTATATACACATGCATGCAGCTGCATTCAACTTCAGATAACCAATTTTCTTTAATACACCAACTAAAAAAACACAATACACACCAACATGCACCAGCACGACCGAGTAGTGTACACGTTAATCCCACTGGTCTTTCACATGCATGCACTGCTTTGTACGTACCTGCTCGGTAGGGTCTTCCTCATGTAGAAGTGCGTACCATGACCATAAGTCTCTGGTCGATCGAGTGCGAGTCGTTGACGGCCTGATGTCCCTCTCACTCTACACTACATTTTTGAAGAACAAGGACCAAGGTTATGGAAAGAAGGAGAACACTGCGTGCAGACACTCAAGAGTCAAAACACTCGCACCCACGGGGCGGGTCATGCACGATATGAAGCAGCATCGAACTAAACTAATGCAAGAAGTCATCGGTCAGACCCCAGCTTTCTTGCATGCGCCAAAAACAAAAATCATAATTATTGTACACTCTACATTTCCTCGTTTGGCGATGAAAGAAGTCGCTGATGTTTCAACGCTTGATTCAATTCCGGCGTGCTGCTGGCTTTTCTACACACATTTTGTTAGGACCCGGAGATAGTTAGTgtgcattttttttccttttatacGGGGAAGTAATAGTGTGCATTtttcgcaaaaaagaagaagagataGTGTGCATTCACACGTGCTTGTGTAACCTTTTTCCACCCTGAAGTTCGGCATGGGTTTATCTTTCCCACAAAAGCTCACAGTACTAATAAGTACGTACATGATGCACGTCCATTGGTGTTTAGTTTTCAAGCATCATACACGCCATGCATGACCCCAGGATGCATCTGCATTCCACTTCACAAAATCAGAAAAAACACAATACACACCGGCATGCATCTCCACGAGACCAAGTAGTGTATACATTATCCTTCCCTCAAAGAAAGAGTATATATATACATTATCCCACTGATCTCTCGCATGCATGTACCGTTGTGTGTCTACATTCTCTTGTTTGTGCGTACGTCACTCACCTCTGCTATGCTCTCGATGATCAGTAGGAATACAAAATTCCTTCTTGTATAAGCATGCACGATGATCAAAAGTCTCCGGTGGATGGAGTCCTCCGGGTCATTCACGGCATGATGCGTCGCTCTAGTCTCTACCGCATAGTAGTACGAATATATGAAGAAAAATGAAGGACTGGTAGTTAGGGGAAGAAGGAGAAAAATGCATGCAGACACACAAACATTCGCACGTACTGGGCTGGTCATGCATGCACATACGAAGCAGCGTCGACTTAGCTGGAACCCGGCTTGCTTGCATGCGCCAAAACAAAAATTATAATTAATGTACTCTATGTGGAGACAAAAGTAGTCGCTCATGCTTCAAAGTTTGATTCAATTCCGGCGTGCAGCTGGTTTTTTTCAACACCAATTTTATTTGGCATTCACACCTGCATGCTTGTGTGGTATCCCTTTTTCCACCCTCAAGTTCGGCAATGGATTTACCTTTTCCACACAAGCTAATAGTACCAAGTACGTATACATGATGTAAACGTCCACAGGTGTTATTTGACGTGCATTCACACATGCTTGTGTAACCATTTTTCACCCTCAAGTCAAGTTCGGCATTGATTTACCTTTTCCACGAAAGCTACTAGTACAAAGTACGTGCTTGATGTACGTCCACTGGTGTTACCATTGAAATTGCTGGCTCTGCACGTACATGAACTGTCATTACAGTACACATGAATGtggaacgaacttgttcgcaaaaaaggaaaaaataagtaCAACAAACTCACGAACACACGGAAAAGGAGGCAGAGATCAAAACTATTGGGCAAGATCTATCATGTCGTGTCGCTCCTGCGGGCGACGCAGGAGGAAACCCTATCCAGTTGCTGCGAGTCTTCCTCAATCCTCCCCTCTGCTACCATTTGGGGGTGTCGTTGGGCAAAGCCAGTGCTGCGGTGTCGGTGCGCGGGACGCTAGATCTGGTGGAGGCTCGCGCGGCGGCATGGTGTGCACGCCGGTGTCAGTCGTGAGCTCAGGAGGGAGGTATGGTGCACGCGGAGGTCCATCTGCAGGCAGTGGCCTCAGCAGGGGCGGCAGCTATGTCTTGCCATGGCAGCGACTTGAGAATTTGAGGTGGTTGCGGCTTCAAGAAGAAGGTGGAAGGTGGTAGGGTGGAGAGCGTCTATCGGCGGGGCTTCCTACCGACATGCAGCTTTGGTGGCAGAGGTTGGTGGTGCTCCTCCCTTAAGCGAGTCTCAACGCGTCATATGCATCCCAGAGCATGCAAGTGGGCCTCTTTTGATACGTAAGGGTGACATGCTGCTTGTCTGCCCGTCCAGCTTTGCGCTTGGCGGCACGGGCCGGCCAGCTACGGCTACCCTCTGTAAGCTCACAACTTTTGGATGAAGTTGGAGTGGTTGCATAGATCTGGGTGAAAACTCAACAACGACCTTGCTGCCGGTCCTAACAATATTGATTCATAAGCCAAAAGCCGAAGTAAAAAAAAAACCTATTTTGAAGCTTTTGTGGTTTTTTTTGCCAAAATGGAAAATCTGTAAAATCAGAAGTAAAAGCCCTAATAAACATGGCCCATGATGTACGTACAGTACTGTAAGAACAAAATATACCTTCAAAAGCCCTAACAAACTAGGTCCGCAAGGAGCGAGCTAGCCCACCCTTGCTTGAGCCCTCAATGGCAGGTGATTTTATAGTTTTTTTTTCTATAAAAATATACCTTGAGAAGCTAGTTGTAGATGGTCTCATTTTTCATGTACGTCCAATGAAGTTAGTATTGAAAGTGCGGCTCTGTGTGCACATGGGCGTGATTATAGTACACATGCATGTGCAACAAATTCGGGGACACACAGAGGGAGGTAGAGATCAAAACTATCGGCCAACATTTATCAAGCTGACGTACCCACACACGTAGGGCGGCCCAGGAGAAAACCCTAGCCATCCGCCACGAGTgttcctcccccctccccctttccCGCTGCCGCCGGAGGGTATCGCCGGGCCTAGCTACTAGAGCTTGTTCGGCCGATGCTTAAGGTGCTATGGCACAACTTGGTTCCTTTTCATGGTACAGTTCTTGGTCCCATTTTAATTTCCTTTTGACATGGGGTATTGTTTATTATTCCTATCATCATGGGCCATTCCTAGTTTGTGTTTACTAAGTTTCAGTGTGCAATGTTGGGAACTGAGCCGTGGGCTGTATTGCATTGAAATGTGTGTGTAAGGTGTTAGTATTCATTCATGTACTTCcagtttctttttactccgcaaataagatatgtttgaagtcaagctacgtaaactttgaccaaatttatattaaagaATATCTACATCTATAATACTACTAAAGTTATAGTTAGAAAATAATTTCATGAtaaatctaatgatattgatttcgtATTGTTCATGTTGGATTTTTTATTATAAAGTTGGTCGGATTTTATGAAGTTTTACTTCAGAGAAATTTTATGTGTGGACttaaaagaaacagagggagtacctgGGCAAAAAAGCTAGACATGTGTTTCATTATGGGGATCCTAGGGGCTCCTTCCAACTAACTAAACTTGTCCCCTAAATTTCAAGGGATGGGCCGATTTTCCCATCTGACGCCCAACGATAGAATTCCACGTTGGATCAATCCATAAACCAGAACAAACGCTTCGAACATGTAGCTTTACTCCTGTATGAGGGCCCTTGGTCTTCGGGAGGGCCTGTGCCACCACACCTATAGCACGTGCCGAGGACCGGCCCTGAGTACGGTAGGCATGTAGCCATACAGGGGGATTCGTGGAAACAacctctacattttatttttatttttttgagacaAGGAAGCAACCTCTACATGATGACCGATCAGTCTTGGTCCAACAATTCATTGCATACAAACGACTTGCAATTTCCACTGATTTCCTTCGCACAGTGTGCAGTGTGGGCTCCTGGTGTGCACCACGGCACTTTGCATGCATGGTGGAGTATGTTGTGGccgggctgctagctactttggcTCGCGTCGGTCAAGGTCACGAGCCGGAGGACCAAGAGGACAGCCACACGTACCATTGATCGATTGAGACCGATCTTCCGGGCCGGCACGACGTCAGAGGCAGCGGGGCACAACTTTTATGACTGCGCCGCATGAAGTGCCGTCCGGTGCACTCTCCGCGTACACGCCGCGTAGCACGCACCACGGTGCACATAGATAGATTCCTCCCTTCTCCCGAAAGGAATGAATCGCTTGCAGCTTCTTTGAGTTCCATCGATGTACTTTTCCCCATCAATTTCCAAGCCTGTTTCGGCATTCGGTTAACTTGTTATTAGTAGAAAGAGTACTAAAAAAAGTGAGTATAGCTATCAAAGGCAACTCACTAAGGTTGATTGGGACAACTAATTAACGCTCTCCTTCCCGAGCCACTTTTTTCGGCGTTTTGTCCTCGCTTACCAATTTTTTTTCAAGAAATAAATACGAACATAGATGCTCACAAATGCGGACCGTTCCTTCTTGTAGTCAATAAAAGATTTGGCTTATTCTCTCTACGACACACATCGAGCAAGCGAAGTGCTGACACTTTTGGTTTTGCTTGAGCCGATCAAATTTTGCTAGAATAAAAAGGTGTATACCCATTATTAGACTGAATGAGGTAACCTGGACCCGCAAAACAAGGTCATGAAATATCGGTTGCTTGAGCCGATCAAATTTTGCTAGCAGAAAGGGGTGTAGACCCATTAGACTGAATGAGACAAGCTTAAGCTGCAGAATAAGGTCGCGAAATATCGGTTGCTGGAGCCAATCAAATTTTGATAGCAGAAAAGGGTCTGGATCCATTAGAGTGAATGAGATAAGCTGAAGCCGCAAAACAAGGTCACAAAGTATCAGTTGCTTCGGCCGATCAAATTTTGCTCGCAGAAAGGGGTGTAGACCCATTAGACTGAATGAGGCAAGCTTAAGCCGCAAAACAATGTCACAAAATATGGGTTGCTTGAGCTAATCAAATTTTGACAGCAGAAAGGCGCGTAGATCCATTAGACTGAATGTGATAAGTTGAGGCCGCAAAACAACGTCACGAAATAAGGGTTGCTTGAGCCGACGAAATGTTGATAGTAGAAAGGGGCGTAGATCCATTAGACTGAATGTGATAAGTTGAGGCCGCAAAACAAGGTCCCGACGTATCAGTTGCTTGAGCCGACCAAATTTTGCCAGCAGAAAGGGGTGTAGAGCCATTAGACTGAATGAGGTAAGCTTAAGTCGCAAAACAAGGTCACAAAATATCAGTTGCTTGAGTCGATCAAACTTTGATAGCAGAAAGGGGTGTAGATACACTAGACTGGATGAGGTAAGTTCAAGCCCCAAAACAAGGTCATGAAATATTGGTTGCCTGAGCGGATCAAAATTTGCTAACAAAAAGGGGTGTAGATTCATTAGACCGAATGAGGTAAGCTGATGTCGCAAAACAAGGTCAtgacatattacaatgccaggagATGGAGTCCCTCAAAGTACCGAGCAGTCATGGAGATATACAACCACAACTCGATCTCACAGGTCGGAGATGTGATGTGCCGATCAAAGGAAATGCAGTGAAGGGCATGGATGGGGGACACTTGCACTTATGATCATTATACTAGTTACCGCTCCTTCAAAAATTACAAATATATAGTCCCTTCattcataatgtagtgcatatatatttttaaaaaagtcgaactttacaaactttgatcaagtttctAGAGAgaactatttatatctacaatataaaatatataaaaatacGAAACTATGTCTTATTATAAGTCTAATGATGTGAATGTTTTATCcacaaacttgatcaaagtttatgTGGTTTGATTTTTCAAAAAATCTACCTgtactacattatcgaacggagagAGTATAACATTTCAGTTTATTTTCATTAAGACTGCATGGTACACTTCAGCATGCCCACCACCCACACCAACTTTAGTCAATTGTATTTATATGATTAACGGAAAAGCTTCCATTATCTCGAGAAAACTAATATACACCTATAATTCTATAAAAATAACGTGTTACTCGTTTGAGGACGACCTAGGCCCCATGTATGCACGATTTCGTTGGACCAATCTAATCAGTCATACTCCTAGTATAACTATTATTTAAGTCAAATTGATACAGCTATAATATTATTCAAGTAGAAACAGACTCAGAAATATCTATCCACGCCGATCCACACTTGCCGGCTCACCCCAACACACAAGACATGTTCGTTCGATCGAGCTCTCTCCATCACATCGTCTGTCAAAGTCCATCCATGGCCTGTCACTGTGTCACACAAAGAATTTCGTCTCCTTCGGCCGCCGATCGATCGGTGGCCGAGGACGTGAAGACGACGACGGGGGTGGCGTCGCATTCTGAGATACTACTACGGCGCGACCGCTGCTGCCGATGAGTGCACGCTGACGGTGACGCGCGCTATATCTGTAGCTGTAGCTTTTCGAGGTGCGGTGCGGCCTGGCGGTGATGCTTGGAACCTTCGTGTTCTCTCGTCCACGTGCGTGCCGGCGCCGCTGACCTGAGCGGCCCTCCCGCCGGCGGCACTAGCACCGGTCGGTCGGTCGGTCGATCCATCAGTTGGCTAGCCGCGCATGCGCCCTCCACTCGGGCCGTGTGTATATAAGCTAGCCACACCCACGCTGCAAAGCACATACATTCACTCGCCAGTCGCCGCCAACTCGCACGCGTCTTGAGGAGCTTGCTGGCTGCTCACGCGTCTTCAGCACAgcacagagagaaagagagagtagATAGCATGGCGTCCAGGGAGGTCAGAGTCCAGATGGCGGGGGTACTGGACGGCAAGCCGAGGTGTGCTCCGTCCCCGGAAACGCTTCTCGTTCGTGTCCCCTCGCGGGCCACCGGCGGCGCGGCCGTGGCTTCTCACGCTGACACGCCGTGCTCTGTCTCCTTCAGCGTGCCGGGCTCGCCGTCGGGTCTCCACCTCGCGCAGCTTGGCATGCCGCCGTGCGTCCGCGGAAACGGCGCCGACGTGGGCGCTACTCGGGTGCCGCTGAGCGAGTCGAAGGTCGAGCTGGTTCACCACCCAGCCGTGCCGCAGCTGCTGAAGCAGGCCCGGCACCACTCGCAGCCGTCCTTGGTGGTCAGAGTCGGCGGCGAGGTGCCGACGGTGCTGCGGAGCGACAGCACGCGGGAGCGAGACCGGCGGTTTGACCACTTCAAGACGTTCTCTGGCCGCCTTGAGCGCCAGCTCTCCAGCCTCCGCGGGGTGCCACAGGATATCGACGTCGAACAAGGTGCAGCGTCAAAGATCTCAGAGGAGGACACAGACGAGGACGATGAAGTGCCCACTGCCGACCGCTACTTCGCCGCGCTCGAAGGCCCCGAGCTTGAGACCCTTCGTGTACGTACCACGTAACCGTGTCACGTACACCGATCTCAGAGGAGCTCTAGAAAATTTTTCACCATTACATTCTTTGTGTCTAATGACCTCATGAACATGCAGTCGACAGAGGTGGCGGTGCTTCCTAAGGACGAGACATGGCCGTTCCTGCTCCGGTTCCCCATCAGCGCCTTTGGGATGTGCCTTGGCGTGAGCAGCCAGGCCATGCTCTGGAAGACCCTGCAGACGGAGCCTTCCACCAAGTTTCTTCACGTGCACCCGGTCGTCAACCACGTCCTCTGGTGGGTCTCCGTCGCACTCATGGGGGTCGTCTCAATCACCTACCTCTTGAAGATCGTCTTCTACTTCGAGGCCGTCCGCCGTGAGTTCCATCACCCGGTGCGCGTCAACTTCTTCTTCGCGCCATGGATCGCCTGCCTCTTCCTCGTCAAGGGTTTGCCACATCCGGTGTGGGAGATCCACCACGCCGTCTGGTATGTGCTCATGGCTCCCATCTTGTGCCTCGACCTTAAAATCTACGGACAATGGATGTCTAGCGGCGAGCGACGCCTCTCTAAGGTGGCTAACCCATCCAACCACCTTGCCGTCGTCGGCAACTTCGTCGGTGCGCTGCTAGGCGCCAGGATGGGACTCCGGGAGCTGCCCATCTTCTTCTTTGCTGTCGGGTTGGCCCACTATGTCGTGCTCTTCGTCACTCTCTATCAGCGGCTCCCGACCAACGTGCAACTCCCCAAGGAGCTCCACCCAGTGTTCTTCCTTTTCGTTGCCGCACCTAGCGTTGCATCCATGGCGTGGACAAGGATCTCTGGCGAGTTCAACAATGGTGCTAAGCTCCTTTACTTTGTCTCACTATTCCTCTATGTGTCGCTGGTGGTACGCGTCAACCTCTTCCGGGGGTTTAGGTTCTCCCTGTCATGGTGGGCATACACATTCCCGATGACGAGTGTGGCCTTGGCGACAGTGTTGTATGCATCAGAGGTAGACAACATGCTGACACGGGCACTGGCAGTCGGATTGTCAGGAATCGCTGTTGTCACAGTCACCAGCGTCCTAG
Proteins encoded in this window:
- the LOC123182666 gene encoding S-type anion channel SLAH2, whose translation is MASREVRVQMAGVLDGKPRCAPSPETLLVRVPSRATGGAAVASHADTPCSVSFSVPGSPSGLHLAQLGMPPCVRGNGADVGATRVPLSESKVELVHHPAVPQLLKQARHHSQPSLVVRVGGEVPTVLRSDSTRERDRRFDHFKTFSGRLERQLSSLRGVPQDIDVEQGAASKISEEDTDEDDEVPTADRYFAALEGPELETLRSTEVAVLPKDETWPFLLRFPISAFGMCLGVSSQAMLWKTLQTEPSTKFLHVHPVVNHVLWWVSVALMGVVSITYLLKIVFYFEAVRREFHHPVRVNFFFAPWIACLFLVKGLPHPVWEIHHAVWYVLMAPILCLDLKIYGQWMSSGERRLSKVANPSNHLAVVGNFVGALLGARMGLRELPIFFFAVGLAHYVVLFVTLYQRLPTNVQLPKELHPVFFLFVAAPSVASMAWTRISGEFNNGAKLLYFVSLFLYVSLVVRVNLFRGFRFSLSWWAYTFPMTSVALATVLYASEVDNMLTRALAVGLSGIAVVTVTSVLATTMYHTFVRKDLFPNDVSIAITRRRPKFSKILAHLRSSSSDVKELVLSIPNFSSNSKQGAYSDDAGSNSRMSGSVGESPVAHGHRRTEC